A genomic region of Cannabis sativa cultivar Pink pepper isolate KNU-18-1 chromosome 1, ASM2916894v1, whole genome shotgun sequence contains the following coding sequences:
- the LOC115707928 gene encoding phosphatidyl-N-methylethanolamine N-methyltransferase — translation MGIAAGIGVILPFPFYYWLWSYPQTWVDLCGKARDPSKVMALVSHFIKLIQFISLFSVSTLSWPPPLYFWPLIAFGQFLNFRVYQLLGESGTYYGVRFGKKIPWVTEFPFGYIQDPQYVGSIMSLLACSSWVPFQYILLWTLGYVFMIIIESKEDPNTRANPIS, via the exons ATGGGGATAGCGGCAGGTATTGGAGTAATCCTACCATTCCCATTCTACTATTGGTTATGGAGTTATCCACAAACATGGGTAGACTTGTGTGGGAAAGCTCGAGACCCATCAAAAGTGATGGCTTTGGTCTCTCATTTCATCAAGCTAATCCAGTTCATCTCTCTCTTCTCAGTCTCAACCCTTTCATGGCCTCCACCTCTCTACTTTTGGCCCCTTATTGCATTTGGCCAGTTTCTCAATTTCAG ggTGTATCAATTACTTGGTGAATCTGGGACTTACTATGGAGTAAGATTTGGGAAGAAGATTCCATGGGTGACAGAATTCCCATTTGGGTATATACAAGATCCTCAGTATGTAGGAAGCATTATGAGTTTATTGGCTTGTTCATCTTGGGTGCCCTTTCAATATATTCTTCTGTGGACACTAGGATATGTGTTCATGATAATCATAGAATCAAAGGAAGATCCTAACACTCGTGCCAACCCAATCTCTTAA
- the LOC115707927 gene encoding photosynthetic NDH subunit of subcomplex B 1, chloroplastic isoform X1, with protein MASITPLPLLPKSFSPFLHNPPSIPHTQFLKLSFFNPPRPKRPSLRTHAGDNKDHWLDFFDDGADPDMEYGSLFTDGKQEEDPRPPDNPENPYGFLKFPMGFNVEIAPLGLKVRGDVRRCCCMVSGGVYENLLFFPVIQLIKDRYPGVLIDVVSSERGKQSYELNKNVRWANVYDIDDHFPEPAEYTDMVGLLKNRYYDMVLSTKLAGFGHGAFMFMTTARDRVSYTYPDVNAAGASLFLSKTFKADTLNLSDGGYHMYVKMKRVSDLCKQTQSLILVCLIIMCRYHKMADWLGTPFRNVPREQVLPLRVSLSRKLKEVVEEKYKKTGAQRGKYVVIHGIKSDSKASMQSKGDTDSLLPINVWAEITSGLREFRPIFVIPHEKEREDVEYVVGDDASIIVITTPGQLAALINDSAGVIATNTAAIQLANARDKPSIALFCSEEKGKLFIPNAEEKNCVVVSSKTGKLVDINVEDVKQALPLFNMSLALV; from the exons ATGGCCTCAATTActcctcttcctcttcttcccaaATCTTTCTCCCCATTTCTCCACAACCCACCTTCAATTCCCCACACCCAATTCCTCAAACTCTCTTTCTTCAACCCTCCTCGCCCCAAAAGACCATCACTCCGAACCCATGCCGGAGACAACAAGGACCACTGGCTCGACTTTTTCGACGACGGAGCCGACCCCGACATGGAATACGGATCCTTATTCACGGACGGAAAGCAAGAGGAGGACCCGAGACCGCCCGATAACCCCGAGAACCCTTATGGATTTCTGAAATTTCCAATGGGGTTCAATGTGGAGATTGCTCCTTTGGGTCTGAAAGTGAGGGGTGATGTTAGGAGGTGTTGTTGTATGGTGTCTGGTGGTGTTTATGAGAATTTACTGTTTTTTCCGGTAATTCAGTTGATTAAGGATCGTTATCCTGGTGTTCTAATCGATGTGGTTTCGTCTGAGAGAGGAAAACAAAGTTATGAATTGAATAAGAATGTGAGATGGGCTAATGTGTATGACATTGATGATCATTTTCCTGAACCAGCTGAGTATACTGATATGGTTGGACTTCTCAAG AATAGGTACTACGATATGGTGTTATCAACAAAGCTAGCAGGGTTTGGCCATGGAGCCTTCATGTTTATGACAACAGCAAGAGACAGAGTTAGCTACACCTACCCGGATGTTAATGCCGCCGGAGCTTCATTGTTTCTCTCCAAAACATTCAAAGCAGACACTTTGAATCTCTCTGATGGAGGGTACCACATGTatgtaaaaatgaaaagagTAAGTGATTTGTGTAAACAAACTCAATCACTCATATTGGTGTGTTTGATTATAATGTGTAGGTATCATAAGATGGCTGATTGGTTGGGAACACCATTTAGAAATGTGCCAAGGGAACAAGTTCTCCCACTTAGAGTTTCACTTTCAAGGAAGCTGAAAGAGGTTGTGGAagagaaatataagaaaacagGTGCACAGAGAGGGAAATATGTAGTGATTCATGGCATTAAATCAGATTCAAAGGCCTCAATGCAATCTAAGGGTGATACTGATAGTTTGCTACCTATCAATGTGTGGGCAGAAATAACAAGTGGTTTGAG GGAATTTAGACCAATTTTTGTTATTCCTCATGAGAAAGAAAGGGAAGATGTTGAGTATGTTGTTGGAGATGATGCTAGCATTATAGTAATCACAACCCCTGGACAG ttggctgctctTATCAATGATTCAGCTGGAGTAATAGccacaaacacagcagcaatCCAATTAGCAAATGCAAGAGATAAACCAAG taTAGCATTGTTTTGTTCAGAAGAGAAAGGGAAACTGTTTATTCCCAATGCTGAAGAGAAGAATTGTGTTGTAGTTTCATCTAAGACAGGAAAACTAGTAGATATCAATGTTGAAGATGTAAAGCAAGCACTTCCACTCTTCAATATGTCCTTAGCTCTAGTATAA
- the LOC115707927 gene encoding photosynthetic NDH subunit of subcomplex B 1, chloroplastic isoform X3, whose translation MASITPLPLLPKSFSPFLHNPPSIPHTQFLKLSFFNPPRPKRPSLRTHAGDNKDHWLDFFDDGADPDMEYGSLFTDGKQEEDPRPPDNPENPYGFLKFPMGFNVEIAPLGLKVRGDVRRCCCMVSGGVYENLLFFPVIQLIKDRYPGVLIDVVSSERGKQSYELNKNVRWANVYDIDDHFPEPAEYTDMVGLLKNRYYDMVLSTKLAGFGHGAFMFMTTARDRVSYTYPDVNAAGASLFLSKTFKADTLNLSDGGYHMYHKMADWLGTPFRNVPREQVLPLRVSLSRKLKEVVEEKYKKTGAQRGKYVVIHGIKSDSKASMQSKGDTDSLLPINVWAEITSGLSFHHYFNTGNLDQFLLFLMRKKGKMLSMLLEMMLAL comes from the exons ATGGCCTCAATTActcctcttcctcttcttcccaaATCTTTCTCCCCATTTCTCCACAACCCACCTTCAATTCCCCACACCCAATTCCTCAAACTCTCTTTCTTCAACCCTCCTCGCCCCAAAAGACCATCACTCCGAACCCATGCCGGAGACAACAAGGACCACTGGCTCGACTTTTTCGACGACGGAGCCGACCCCGACATGGAATACGGATCCTTATTCACGGACGGAAAGCAAGAGGAGGACCCGAGACCGCCCGATAACCCCGAGAACCCTTATGGATTTCTGAAATTTCCAATGGGGTTCAATGTGGAGATTGCTCCTTTGGGTCTGAAAGTGAGGGGTGATGTTAGGAGGTGTTGTTGTATGGTGTCTGGTGGTGTTTATGAGAATTTACTGTTTTTTCCGGTAATTCAGTTGATTAAGGATCGTTATCCTGGTGTTCTAATCGATGTGGTTTCGTCTGAGAGAGGAAAACAAAGTTATGAATTGAATAAGAATGTGAGATGGGCTAATGTGTATGACATTGATGATCATTTTCCTGAACCAGCTGAGTATACTGATATGGTTGGACTTCTCAAG AATAGGTACTACGATATGGTGTTATCAACAAAGCTAGCAGGGTTTGGCCATGGAGCCTTCATGTTTATGACAACAGCAAGAGACAGAGTTAGCTACACCTACCCGGATGTTAATGCCGCCGGAGCTTCATTGTTTCTCTCCAAAACATTCAAAGCAGACACTTTGAATCTCTCTGATGGAGGGTACCACAT GTATCATAAGATGGCTGATTGGTTGGGAACACCATTTAGAAATGTGCCAAGGGAACAAGTTCTCCCACTTAGAGTTTCACTTTCAAGGAAGCTGAAAGAGGTTGTGGAagagaaatataagaaaacagGTGCACAGAGAGGGAAATATGTAGTGATTCATGGCATTAAATCAGATTCAAAGGCCTCAATGCAATCTAAGGGTGATACTGATAGTTTGCTACCTATCAATGTGTGGGCAGAAATAACAAGTGGTTTGAG TTTTCATCATTATTTCAACACAGGGAATTTAGACCAATTTTTGTTATTCCTCATGAGAAAGAAAGGGAAGATGTTGAGTATGTTGTTGGAGATGATGCTAGCATTATAG
- the LOC115707927 gene encoding photosynthetic NDH subunit of subcomplex B 1, chloroplastic isoform X2, with protein sequence MASITPLPLLPKSFSPFLHNPPSIPHTQFLKLSFFNPPRPKRPSLRTHAGDNKDHWLDFFDDGADPDMEYGSLFTDGKQEEDPRPPDNPENPYGFLKFPMGFNVEIAPLGLKVRGDVRRCCCMVSGGVYENLLFFPVIQLIKDRYPGVLIDVVSSERGKQSYELNKNVRWANVYDIDDHFPEPAEYTDMVGLLKNRYYDMVLSTKLAGFGHGAFMFMTTARDRVSYTYPDVNAAGASLFLSKTFKADTLNLSDGGYHMYHKMADWLGTPFRNVPREQVLPLRVSLSRKLKEVVEEKYKKTGAQRGKYVVIHGIKSDSKASMQSKGDTDSLLPINVWAEITSGLREFRPIFVIPHEKEREDVEYVVGDDASIIVITTPGQLAALINDSAGVIATNTAAIQLANARDKPSIALFCSEEKGKLFIPNAEEKNCVVVSSKTGKLVDINVEDVKQALPLFNMSLALV encoded by the exons ATGGCCTCAATTActcctcttcctcttcttcccaaATCTTTCTCCCCATTTCTCCACAACCCACCTTCAATTCCCCACACCCAATTCCTCAAACTCTCTTTCTTCAACCCTCCTCGCCCCAAAAGACCATCACTCCGAACCCATGCCGGAGACAACAAGGACCACTGGCTCGACTTTTTCGACGACGGAGCCGACCCCGACATGGAATACGGATCCTTATTCACGGACGGAAAGCAAGAGGAGGACCCGAGACCGCCCGATAACCCCGAGAACCCTTATGGATTTCTGAAATTTCCAATGGGGTTCAATGTGGAGATTGCTCCTTTGGGTCTGAAAGTGAGGGGTGATGTTAGGAGGTGTTGTTGTATGGTGTCTGGTGGTGTTTATGAGAATTTACTGTTTTTTCCGGTAATTCAGTTGATTAAGGATCGTTATCCTGGTGTTCTAATCGATGTGGTTTCGTCTGAGAGAGGAAAACAAAGTTATGAATTGAATAAGAATGTGAGATGGGCTAATGTGTATGACATTGATGATCATTTTCCTGAACCAGCTGAGTATACTGATATGGTTGGACTTCTCAAG AATAGGTACTACGATATGGTGTTATCAACAAAGCTAGCAGGGTTTGGCCATGGAGCCTTCATGTTTATGACAACAGCAAGAGACAGAGTTAGCTACACCTACCCGGATGTTAATGCCGCCGGAGCTTCATTGTTTCTCTCCAAAACATTCAAAGCAGACACTTTGAATCTCTCTGATGGAGGGTACCACAT GTATCATAAGATGGCTGATTGGTTGGGAACACCATTTAGAAATGTGCCAAGGGAACAAGTTCTCCCACTTAGAGTTTCACTTTCAAGGAAGCTGAAAGAGGTTGTGGAagagaaatataagaaaacagGTGCACAGAGAGGGAAATATGTAGTGATTCATGGCATTAAATCAGATTCAAAGGCCTCAATGCAATCTAAGGGTGATACTGATAGTTTGCTACCTATCAATGTGTGGGCAGAAATAACAAGTGGTTTGAG GGAATTTAGACCAATTTTTGTTATTCCTCATGAGAAAGAAAGGGAAGATGTTGAGTATGTTGTTGGAGATGATGCTAGCATTATAGTAATCACAACCCCTGGACAG ttggctgctctTATCAATGATTCAGCTGGAGTAATAGccacaaacacagcagcaatCCAATTAGCAAATGCAAGAGATAAACCAAG taTAGCATTGTTTTGTTCAGAAGAGAAAGGGAAACTGTTTATTCCCAATGCTGAAGAGAAGAATTGTGTTGTAGTTTCATCTAAGACAGGAAAACTAGTAGATATCAATGTTGAAGATGTAAAGCAAGCACTTCCACTCTTCAATATGTCCTTAGCTCTAGTATAA